A DNA window from Porphyromonas gingivalis ATCC 33277 contains the following coding sequences:
- a CDS encoding phospho-sugar mutase, translated as MGTDKLLDQVRAKARIWLGTEYDDSTRKAVQAMLDNADTTELVDAFYRDLEFGTGGLRGIMGAGTNRMNRYTVGAATQGLSNYLLREFAGSSDISVVIGYDCRNNSRFFADTAAAVFSANGIGVYLFEELRPTPEISYAIRHLGCKSGVMITASHNPKEYNGYKAYWEDGAQIIAPHDRNIIAEVNRIRSVDEIKFEAKPELIRMIGENIDSAFIAEVKALSLSPESIARHRDIKIVYTPIHGTGSTVVPRALREYGFANIIHVPEQDVVSGDFPTVHSPNPEEPAALALAIAKAEETGADLVLASDPDADRIGVAVRNNEGRIVLINGNEICSLLIYYSIMRRKELGDLHPDDYIVKTIVTTELIRDIAKKEHVSMFDCYTGFKWIAAVIRENEGRRRYIGGGEESYGFLWEDFIRDKSSVSACALFCEMAAWALDRGMSVYRLIRSIYLEYGLYYEKGLSVVRKGKSGAEEIEAMMRNYREYAPVELGGSPVQEILDYASLEGKDFTRGEKFSLDMPTTSNVLQYKTEDGTKVSIRPSGTEPKIKFYIGVHFSVANEQELDRAYIVAEEKIATILHDLGV; from the coding sequence ATGGGAACAGACAAACTATTGGATCAAGTACGTGCCAAAGCCCGAATTTGGCTCGGAACAGAATACGACGACTCCACTCGAAAAGCCGTTCAGGCTATGCTGGACAATGCAGATACGACCGAACTCGTGGATGCATTCTACCGAGATTTGGAGTTTGGTACAGGCGGACTTCGCGGCATCATGGGAGCTGGAACCAATCGTATGAACCGCTATACGGTAGGCGCAGCTACTCAAGGACTCTCCAACTATCTCTTGCGCGAGTTTGCCGGTTCTTCGGATATCAGTGTCGTTATCGGCTACGACTGTCGGAACAATAGCCGTTTTTTTGCCGATACGGCAGCGGCTGTATTCTCGGCCAACGGCATCGGGGTTTATCTGTTTGAGGAACTTCGTCCTACACCGGAAATATCTTACGCCATTCGTCATCTGGGATGTAAGAGCGGTGTAATGATTACAGCTTCGCACAATCCTAAGGAATACAACGGCTATAAGGCTTATTGGGAAGACGGGGCACAGATTATAGCTCCACACGATCGTAATATCATTGCCGAGGTCAATAGAATTCGCTCCGTTGATGAGATCAAATTCGAAGCCAAGCCTGAGCTGATTCGGATGATAGGTGAGAATATCGATTCGGCTTTCATTGCTGAAGTCAAGGCACTGAGTCTTTCTCCCGAAAGCATTGCTCGTCATCGGGATATAAAGATCGTATACACGCCTATCCACGGTACCGGAAGTACGGTGGTACCCCGTGCCTTACGTGAATATGGCTTTGCTAATATCATTCACGTGCCCGAACAGGATGTTGTAAGCGGAGACTTCCCTACGGTACATTCTCCCAATCCCGAAGAGCCTGCAGCTCTCGCTTTGGCTATAGCCAAAGCGGAAGAAACGGGTGCCGATTTGGTTTTGGCCAGCGACCCCGATGCAGATAGAATAGGAGTTGCTGTGCGCAATAATGAGGGTAGGATAGTGCTCATCAATGGCAACGAGATTTGTTCGCTGCTTATCTATTATTCCATCATGCGTCGCAAGGAATTGGGCGATTTGCATCCTGATGATTATATCGTCAAGACGATTGTAACTACGGAATTGATCCGCGATATAGCGAAGAAAGAGCATGTGAGCATGTTCGATTGCTACACCGGTTTCAAATGGATAGCAGCCGTTATAAGAGAGAATGAAGGTCGTCGCCGCTACATAGGAGGTGGAGAGGAGAGTTATGGATTTTTGTGGGAAGACTTTATTCGAGACAAGAGTTCGGTATCTGCTTGTGCACTCTTCTGTGAAATGGCAGCTTGGGCTTTGGATCGAGGCATGAGTGTCTATCGACTCATCCGCAGCATCTATTTGGAATACGGTCTTTACTACGAAAAGGGACTTAGTGTGGTGCGTAAAGGCAAATCCGGAGCAGAAGAGATAGAAGCCATGATGAGAAATTATCGTGAGTATGCACCTGTAGAGCTCGGAGGTTCGCCCGTGCAGGAAATATTGGACTATGCTTCTCTCGAAGGAAAAGATTTCACAAGAGGAGAGAAGTTTTCACTCGATATGCCTACAACGAGCAATGTTCTTCAGTACAAGACCGAGGATGGCACCAAGGTTTCCATCCGTCCGTCAGGTACTGAACCGAAAATCAAGTTTTACATCGGAGTTCATTTCTCGGTCGCTAATGAGCAGGAATTAGATCGGGCCTATATAGTAGCAGAAGAAAAGATTGCTACCATCCTCCACGACCTCGGTGTCTGA
- a CDS encoding IS5 family transposase: MAYQSKNTDEHVTFADALLSKRYRKAQNDFLNQVDTLIDWRPIRTLINKKYTKRQNAIGAPAYDVILLFKMLLLETWYNLSDCALEERINDSITFSRFLGLKMEEVSPDHSTISRFRSALTELGLMDKLLAQFNKQLSRHHISVREGVLVDASLVKTPHKPNGSITIEVADDREDNRSEEEKEAEEDYQKQVVRQRKGTDEEARWVYKQKRYHYGYKKHCLTNVQGIVQKVITTAANRSDTKEFIPLLQGANIPQGTAVLADKGYACGENRSYLQAHHLQDGIMHKAQRNRALTEEEKQRNKAIGPIRSTIERTFGSIRRWFHGGRCRYRGLAKTHTQNILESIAFNLT; encoded by the coding sequence ATGGCATACCAATCCAAGAATACCGATGAGCATGTAACATTTGCAGACGCACTCCTTTCAAAGCGTTATCGCAAAGCACAAAACGACTTCCTCAATCAGGTTGACACGCTTATCGATTGGCGTCCGATCAGGACGCTGATCAACAAGAAATACACGAAGCGACAAAATGCCATCGGCGCCCCGGCTTATGACGTGATTCTCTTATTCAAGATGTTGCTTTTGGAGACATGGTACAACCTCAGTGATTGTGCTTTGGAGGAGCGCATCAATGATTCAATCACCTTTTCCCGATTCTTGGGGCTGAAGATGGAAGAGGTATCTCCCGACCACAGCACCATCAGTCGATTTCGTTCGGCACTGACAGAGTTGGGGCTCATGGACAAACTATTGGCGCAGTTTAACAAACAACTTTCCCGCCATCACATTTCGGTCAGGGAAGGGGTGCTTGTCGATGCAAGCCTTGTGAAGACGCCGCATAAACCCAACGGAAGCATTACGATTGAAGTCGCAGACGACAGAGAAGACAATCGGAGCGAGGAGGAAAAAGAGGCAGAGGAGGATTATCAAAAACAGGTTGTCCGTCAGCGTAAAGGGACGGATGAAGAAGCCCGTTGGGTGTACAAACAAAAGCGTTATCACTACGGATACAAAAAGCATTGTCTGACCAATGTTCAAGGCATTGTTCAAAAGGTGATAACGACAGCAGCGAACCGCAGTGACACGAAGGAGTTTATTCCGCTATTGCAGGGTGCAAACATACCTCAAGGCACAGCCGTCTTGGCGGACAAAGGATATGCTTGCGGGGAAAATCGTTCCTACCTGCAAGCCCATCACCTTCAAGACGGCATTATGCACAAGGCACAACGCAACAGGGCATTGACCGAGGAAGAGAAGCAACGAAACAAAGCAATCGGTCCGATACGGAGCACCATCGAACGCACCTTTGGCAGTATTCGCCGGTGGTTTCATGGCGGACGATGTCGATACCGGGGACTTGCCAAGACCCATACTCAAAACATTCTTGAAAGCATCGCCTTTAATTTAACGTGA